CTGCTAAAGCACACATGCCAACTGAGAACCAAAGCCCCAAATTAAATCCAAATAATGTTCCAGCCAATATCAAACCAATTGCTATAAAAAATCCAACGGTTAAACCTGCTCTTAAAAATGAAAAATCTTTTTTAGTAACAAACACAATAGCAGACAAACCAGTAAATAAAGCCAACGTAACAATTGCAGCCTGATTTAAAATTTCAGTACCATCTTCCATATAATAGGCCGCAATATAAATTATAGGCACAAAAATAAATGCTTCAGCAAGTATATAAACGCCGTATGCTAAATATTGTGTATTCTTATCTGGTGTTTTTAAAGTCATTTTCTCTGCATAGTTAGTTACAAACATAAAGCCTCCTAACATAATTAACCAACGATAACCTTCAGTCATTGAAAGCATAAAATCAACAATAGTTTCACTTTGAAGTAATAAGTACTCAAAAAGAATAAAAACTAATACTCCACCAGCAACATGTGAATAAGTCTTTTTATAAAATGCCACACGATCTATATCTGATACTTGGCTTAATAACAATTTATCATTATTTTGAAACTGCTCCATAAAATTTCTATTTTAAAATATGGGTTTAAATTTATAAAAAAGAAACCGAATTTTTACTTAAAAAGTAAGAATTCGGTTTCTAAATCTATATTAAATAAAAATTAATCTCGTCCTCCTGCAAACACTCTAAAACCCCAATAAACTAAAGTTGCTAAAGAGCCAACTGCTGCCACTAAAT
The nucleotide sequence above comes from Flavobacteriaceae bacterium HL-DH10. Encoded proteins:
- a CDS encoding Bax inhibitor-1 family protein is translated as MEQFQNNDKLLLSQVSDIDRVAFYKKTYSHVAGGVLVFILFEYLLLQSETIVDFMLSMTEGYRWLIMLGGFMFVTNYAEKMTLKTPDKNTQYLAYGVYILAEAFIFVPIIYIAAYYMEDGTEILNQAAIVTLALFTGLSAIVFVTKKDFSFLRAGLTVGFFIAIGLILAGTLFGFNLGLWFSVGMCALAAGSILYQTSNLVNKYSEDEYIPAALGLFASLMLLFWYVLRIFMSRD